In the Candidatus Eremiobacteraceae bacterium genome, one interval contains:
- a CDS encoding DoxX family membrane protein → MWKRFDRIDAAIARWMARNGVTFLRISLGIVFFWFGVLKYFPAASPAEALAGKTILVLTFGHVQPNISMPILATWECLIGIGLLTGFALRVTIFLLFVQMAGTLLPLFFFPHETFASIPFAPTLEGQYIIKNLVLISAGLVIGATVRGGRLTAGPKP, encoded by the coding sequence TAGGATCGACGCGGCAATTGCGCGCTGGATGGCGCGCAACGGCGTCACGTTCTTGCGCATCAGCCTCGGCATCGTGTTCTTCTGGTTCGGTGTGCTGAAATATTTCCCAGCGGCCAGTCCGGCGGAAGCGCTTGCCGGCAAAACCATACTCGTGCTGACCTTCGGCCACGTACAGCCCAACATCAGCATGCCGATCCTGGCAACCTGGGAGTGTCTTATCGGAATCGGTCTCCTCACGGGCTTCGCGTTGCGCGTCACGATCTTCTTGCTCTTCGTGCAGATGGCCGGCACGCTCTTACCGCTGTTCTTTTTCCCGCATGAGACGTTCGCATCGATTCCGTTCGCACCGACGCTGGAAGGCCAGTACATCATCAAGAATCTCGTGCTGATCAGCGCCGGCTTGGTCATCGGTGCGACCGTCCGCGGAGGGCGATTGACGGCTGGGCCGAAACCGTGA